The stretch of DNA TAGAGTGGCCAAATAGAAGATGATGCAAATAATTGACAGAATCTTTCTTATGTTTTAATTTCAGGAATTGGTTTCAAGAGTGTGTTTCTGGTTACTGCTAAGCCTTACATTTTTAGCAATGGATATCAGATAAGGTTCAATGAGAAGCCTTGTCCACATTGCAGCCTCGGCTATATAGTTCCTGAATGGGTTGAGAAGCCAACCCTTATTGACATAACACAGATATATGGTAAAGATTCTCTTCCAACTACGACAATCGTCTTGCCCCTGAAGCCAGATAAGGTCAAACCTGTTAAACAGCAGCTCTCAAGCGTTCATCCAGAAGTCCTTTTGTTTCTAACCAAAATCAGACACCTTTCTGTCAGAGAAGTTAATGAAAATCCTGAGCAGAACACTGTGACTGCTGTATCTATTTCAAGTGAGATTAACTTTGTGACTAGGAAAAACATGAATGCCGAGTCTTACACACTCCATCTCTCTGCAGAGGAGAATAGTGATGCTGAGAAGGAATGCAGCTACTACATGTGGAAGCAAAAGTTTCCGGTAAGGTCGGAAAATGTGGTCGAAAGGAGAACGGATGTGGAAGAATGGGTTGTGACACTGGCCTTCCCTAATCAAGAGAGGCTTCATATAGGCAAAAGCTCAACAGGGGTCTATGCTTTTCTTCCTACGGAGATGGTCACTAATTTTCCTTTCATTATTCAAGCAGATTTTGTCCTTGCCTCATCAAGGGAGACAATTCTCTTGGATAATAAATGGAACCAAGGGATACTTGAATGTGTTCCATCAGCCTTTATGGATGCACTCAGAACACTTGTCATAGGATCAGATGAAGCTCCAGTATCCAGTTTGGTGCGTATGTTCAAGTTCCTTCCAATTGAAAGTTCTCCATTTGAGAAGTTTAATTATGTGAGGGACAAAATCAAAGCCAAATTGGTTGACGAAAATATTGTCCCTATTGAAACATACACAAAGCAGAAGCACTTCTATAAGCCTGGTGAAGTTAATAGGCTGCTACCTGGATTCTGGAAAGTTTTAACTAAAGCCCGGGACGAAGGAGTGTACTTGCTTAACCTATCTTCTCATGATGGGAGGAAAATCTTGAATTCTTCATTTGATAAAAGTGAGTATGATCAAGTGCTCAATTTTTTAGGGGTAAAATCAGTGTCCGTTGATTGGTATGCAAAGTGCATCCAGAGTTCTAATCTTGTGGATGGAGTATCAGAAGATCTCTATCTTCAGCTTTTACTTTTTGTTGCAAAAAACTGGTCTTCAAGATTTAAGGGCACAAACATTAAGAGGATTCCATTGATTAAATATGTGGCTTCTGATGGTACTCTAGCCTCTTTCAGTCTTGATGAATGTGCACAGCCCCATCCATTTTCTAAGCGAGTAGTACTAACTGACTCAAGTGAGTCCAATGCTTGCTCTTGGCTGATCAATTGGAACAAGGAATTTTCATTTGCAGCAAACCAGTTTTTTATGCCTGAAAGCATACAAAATGCTATATTGTGTTTTGCCCATAAACAGACTTTGATGGAATGGCTTGCAAATGAAGTTTATGTTACTAATTTGAGCGTGTACACTTTTGCCAACGTCTTCTGTAGTTCTgctaaaaataacaacaaactTGCCATTGCATATGCTCATTTCCTATACCACTCTTTGTTAAAAGGTTATTTGTCAAAGCGGGAGGTTGATAGTCTATGTAATTCTCTGCCACTTGTTGACAACTATGGCTGCGTCACACAAAGAAGAAAAGGGGTTCTCTTGCCTGCAAATGTGAGCAAATGGGCAGACTTAATTGTTTCTAATCCTTGGAGGAATGAAAATTATATTGAGCTTGGAAACGTTTACCTAAATGCATCATCTTATGCTGGTCAATTTACAGCTTCCGAGATGCTTATTAATTTCCTCACAACTCATGTTGGAGCTTCTGACATACCTTATATATCTCCTCCGAATGCTGGGTTTTCCGCCGTTAATACACCACTTACAAAAGACAATGCCTTTTTGCTTTTGGATTGGATTCGGAATCTGAAGAACAAGGGAGTACACCTACCAGAGAGGTTTTTGAAATGTATAAAAGATGGAAGCTGGCTTAAAGTTACCATCAATGGATACAGGCCTCCTTCAAAGTCGTTCTTAATTCGCTCACCATTGGGGGAAATTTTGCAAAGTGGTTCAGTTCTTGTTGATATACCTCTGATTGATGAGAGCTTCTATGGGGATAGAATAAATAAGTATGAAGAGGAGTTGAAGACAATTGGAGTGATGTCCAGCTGTGAGGATGCATGCAATTTCATTGGAAGAGAACTGATGTCTCGTGCGTCTTCCTTTACTTTAAGTAAGAATCATGTTCTTTTGATGCTTAACTTCGTCCAATATCTCAGGAGAAGTGTTCTTCCTCTGGAAAAATTTGTAAACAGCATCAGAGATGAGCCTTGGCTAAAGACATCTTGGGGTCTTAGGTCTCCTGTGGGAACTGTATTGTATGATTCCGGATGGCAAGTGGCATCACAAATTAGTAATATCCCCTTTATCGATCAATCTTATTATGGTGAGGAAATATCTAATTACAAAGAGGACCTAAAGTTGCTAGGCGTGATAGTTGAATTATCTGGAAATCACCAAATTGTCATTGAGCATTTAAAATCACCCTCAAATTTGGCCTCTTTGACAGCTGAGGCTGTTCTTTTGATAATAAAATGCATCAGATTCTTGAATGCCCCTACGAAGCTGTTAAGTTCACTGAAGGAAGCAAGCTGCCTTAAGACAAATTTGGGTTACAAACTACCGATTGAATGTTTCATGTATGACCAGGTATGGGGCTGCATTTTGGATGTATTCAACGGTCTTCCTTGTTAGAGTTGTGTGGTCTAAATTAGTTCCACATCGCTTATTTTATTTCTGTTATGTCTCATTAAgtgctatatatatagacatctTGTAAACTTCTATATACCAAGTAATAAAGCTCTTCTCTAGTGCAACCGTGGACTAGGCACACACACTGTGTGCTGAACCACGTTATATCTTTGTGtccttttttctcttttttctattCTTCTCATTTCTTCTACTATTATTATTGCTCGATACTAACAACTGGTATCAAGAGCCTTTGGTTATTCCAAGGGAATTCCTTAGTTTAGAGGAATTAGTGGGAGTCTTCTCAGTTTAGAGGAGATAGTCGAGCAATGGCGTTAGAAGAAGGGAAGGTGAAGATTGAGAGGTTTGATGGCAGAGACTTCAGTTTCTGGAAGATGCAGATAGAGGATTATCTCTACCAGAAGAAGTTATATCAACCCTTGTCAGGGAAGAAGCCAGATGACATGAAGCAGGAAGATTGGGTTTTGTTAGATCGACAAGCTCTTGGCGTGATCAGATTGACATTGGCCAAGAATGTTGCATTCAACATTGTGAACGAGACGACTACTGCAGGTTTGATAAAGGCGTTATCAGATATGTACGAGAAGCCGTCTGCAGCCAACAAAGTATATTTGATGCGGCGGTTGTTCAACCTCAAGATGGGAGAAGGTATTTCTATAACTAATCATATTAATGAATTTAATACTATTCTCTCCCAGTTGGAATCAGTGCAGATTAAATTTGAGGATGAGGTGAAAGCACTGATCCTATTGTCATCACTACCGGATAGTTGGGATGCAACTGTTACAGCAGTCAGTAGTTCTACAGGGGATAACACATTGAAGCTCAATGACATCCGTAACTTGATCTTAAGCGAAGATGTTCGCAGGAGAGCCTCAGGGGAGTCTTCCAGTCATGTTTCTAATTCAGCATTGAATACTGAAAGCAGAGGAAGGACAACTCAAAAGTCTCAGAATGGTCGAGGTAGATCAAAGTCAAGAGGGAAAGGTCAGACAAAGTTTCGAAGTGATATTGTTTGTTGGAATTGTGACAAGATAGGCCACTTTACCAATCAGTGCAAGGCACCAAAGAAGAACAAGAGTCACAGAAATAAAaagcatgatgatgatgaatccGCAAATGCAGCAActgatgaatttgatgatgcATTAATATGTAGCTTGGATAGTCCTGTTGATTCATGGGTTATGGATTCAGGTGCGTCATTCCACACCACTCCTTGTAAAGAATTGTTATCTAATTATGTTTCTGGAAGGTTTGGAAAAGTTTATCTTGCAGATGGAAAACCTCTTGACATTGTCGGAAGGGGCAATATTGACATCAGGACCTCTAGTGGAACTCTTTGGACATTGCACAATGTCAGACACATTCCAGCCTTAAAAAGAAATCTGATATCTATAGGGCAGTTGGATAGTGAAGGACATTACACCacttttggagatggagctTGGAAGGTAACAAAAGGTAATCTTGTTGTGGCTCGTGGTAAGAAGCAAGGGTCTCTTTACATGGTTGCAGATGAAGATATGATAGCAGTTACTGAGGTTGTCAATAATTCATCCTTATGGCATCAAAGACTTGGGCACATGAGTGAAAAAGGAATGAAACTTATGGCAACAAAGGGTAAGTTATCAAACTTGAAGCATGTTGATGTTGGTGTCTGTGAACATTGTATCTTTGGAAAGCAGAAAAAGGTTAGCTTCTCAAGAACAGGGAAGAATTCCAAAGTTGAAAAGCTAGAATTGGTGCATACAGATGTTTGGGGACCAGCTCCGGTGAAATCTATTGGAGGCTCATGCTATTACATCACCTTTATCGATGACTCCACCAGAAAGGTATgggtttattttcttaaaaataaatcagaTGTGTTTTCTGTATTTAAAAGGTGGAAAGTAGAAGTTGAAAATCAGACAGGTCTAAAGATTAAAAGTCTGAAATCTGATAATGGTGGAGAGTATGATAGTCAAGAGTTTAAAGATTTCTGTTCAGAACATGGAATCAGAATGATTAAGACAATACCAGGAACACCTGAACAAAATGGTGTTGCAGAAAGGATGAACAGAACCTTAAACGAAAGAGCTAGATGTATCCGGATCCAATCTGGTTTGCCTAAAGTATTTTGGGCAGAAGCAATAAACACAGCAGCATATCTCATCAATAGAGGACCATCAGTTCCTTTGAATTATCAATTGCCGGAAGAAGTATGGTCAGGAAAGGAGGTAAAACTTTCACATTTAAGAATCTTTGGTTGTGTTTCATATATACTAATTGACTCTTGTAATAGAGATAAACTGGACCCGAAAGCAAGAAAGTGTTATTTCATTGGTTATGGATCTGACATGTATGGCTACAGGTTTTGGGATGACCAAAACAAGAAAATCATCAGAAGCAGGAATGTCACttttaatgaaaatttattttataaggacAGACTTTCTGCAGAATCTGTGGGTGCTAGTAAAGTACCAGAACTTCCTGAAAAGGCAACACTTGAAGAAATTTCAGAAAGTGATATAGCCATTAAAAGCCAGAATACAGGTATTGAGGTTGAGTCAGAATCAGAACCATCAACTCCTCCGAGAAGATCTAGCAGAATGTCAGTACCACCAGATAGGTATTCTCCCTCATTACATTATTTGTTGTTAACTGATGCTGGTGAACCAGAATGTTTTAGTGAAGCTATGCAGGGGAATGACTCTATTAAGTGGGAGCTAGCAATGAAAGATGAAATGACATCTCTTGAAAAGAATGGAACGTGGTCTTTGACCAAGTtgccaaaagaaaagaaagcttTACATAATAGATGGGTCTACAGGTTAAAGGAAGAATCTGACGGTAGTAGAAGATACAAGGCGAGACTTGTGGTGAAAGGGTTTCAACAGAAACAGGGAATTGACTTCACAGAGATCTTCTCTCCTGTCGTCAAGATGACCACCATCAGAGTTATCTTGAGTATTGTAGCTGCAGAGAATCTTCACTTAGAGCAGTTAGATGTCAAAACTGCGTTTTTACATGGAGATTTAGAGGAAGACATTTACATGACTCAGCCAGAAGGTTTTGAAGTTCCAGGCAAGGAGAATCTTGTATGCAAGCTTAATAAGAGTttatatggcttgaaacaagcaccGAGACAGTGGTACAAAAAGTTTAATGAGTTTATGAGTAACTCAGGATTCAACAGATGTAACATGGACCATTGTTGCTATGTTAAGAAATATGCTAACAGTTATATTATTCTTGCTGTGTATGTTGATGACATGTTGATTGCAGGATCGAATATG from Trifolium pratense cultivar HEN17-A07 linkage group LG5, ARS_RC_1.1, whole genome shotgun sequence encodes:
- the LOC123883237 gene encoding uncharacterized protein LOC123883237, whose translation is MATPKEHIEEIRTTKFSIGGKPNPLTEDLHHAVKNLSAELYAKDVHFLMELIQNAEDNNYHEGVSPTLEFVITSDDITGTGAPATLLIFNNEKGFSPKNIDSICSVGRSTKKGNRSSGYIGEKGIGFKSVFLVTAKPYIFSNGYQIRFNEKPCPHCSLGYIVPEWVEKPTLIDITQIYGKDSLPTTTIVLPLKPDKVKPVKQQLSSVHPEVLLFLTKIRHLSVREVNENPEQNTVTAVSISSEINFVTRKNMNAESYTLHLSAEENSDAEKECSYYMWKQKFPVRSENVVERRTDVEEWVVTLAFPNQERLHIGKSSTGVYAFLPTEMVTNFPFIIQADFVLASSRETILLDNKWNQGILECVPSAFMDALRTLVIGSDEAPVSSLVRMFKFLPIESSPFEKFNYVRDKIKAKLVDENIVPIETYTKQKHFYKPGEVNRLLPGFWKVLTKARDEGVYLLNLSSHDGRKILNSSFDKSEYDQVLNFLGVKSVSVDWYAKCIQSSNLVDGVSEDLYLQLLLFVAKNWSSRFKGTNIKRIPLIKYVASDGTLASFSLDECAQPHPFSKRVVLTDSSESNACSWLINWNKEFSFAANQFFMPESIQNAILCFAHKQTLMEWLANEVYVTNLSVYTFANVFCSSAKNNNKLAIAYAHFLYHSLLKGYLSKREVDSLCNSLPLVDNYGCVTQRRKGVLLPANVSKWADLIVSNPWRNENYIELGNVYLNASSYAGQFTASEMLINFLTTHVGASDIPYISPPNAGFSAVNTPLTKDNAFLLLDWIRNLKNKGVHLPERFLKCIKDGSWLKVTINGYRPPSKSFLIRSPLGEILQSGSVLVDIPLIDESFYGDRINKYEEELKTIGVMSSCEDACNFIGRELMSRASSFTLSKNHVLLMLNFVQYLRRSVLPLEKFVNSIRDEPWLKTSWGLRSPVGTVLYDSGWQVASQISNIPFIDQSYYGEEISNYKEDLKLLGVIVELSGNHQIVIEHLKSPSNLASLTAEAVLLIIKCIRFLNAPTKLLSSLKEASCLKTNLGYKLPIECFMYDQVWGCILDVFNDIPVIDHKFYGEKIFDYKDELRKIGVVVDFGDAIKIFASLFNQKASQTSFNPENVMSFLSCCKQLKGTVYKFPSDFSTIIHNQKWLYTKVGCYACPRKCILYGPEWKSISSITCLPFIDDSDKFYGATIHQYKEELKNIGVVTELKHGVRFVPECMNFPSDSSTITPESVFSLMECIRSLLQEHKLSIEDDFKKQLSRNWLKTHAGYRPPEMCLLFDAKWRTFFNPTDGPFIDGNFYGPKMASFQKELIAIGVTVDLENGCALLASHLDSLCNTDNIVKIYRYLSEYNWKPEEEADKKIWIPNGTEGGKWVNSEECIIHDPDKIFSLKFYVLEDIYDRKILPFFTFAMEVRSKPSLDDYVDVWNDWERSSEELSYDKCSKFWMFILKHLGTNTEKKLSERLIKLPVTTGSNEIFLLDKEDVFIPDNLHLKKLFEQENFFVWYPQQNFGPLSISKIYDIYRKIGARNISESLCMEESSVVDDDGVELVQVDHNSIFNLKGLVKLILGFLSCSSLKMEPDKRHDAVQGLLNLSFLETMVPVTVSYSLSLSSGNIITKKDDKMVRWERQNAKFFIQKTDDSHRNTLKYATYFSEAISEGVLCENHDFVPALSELITLGFVLKFKNGDIEFLMETKNLQIFCEDEKFLSSAFPSD